One genomic window of Halorubrum hochsteinianum includes the following:
- a CDS encoding tRNA pseudouridine(54/55) synthase Pus10 yields MDVLDVAARATDTGPVCDACLGRLVADRSFGLSNAERGSALRVSLALRDDEDHEPVETADCWVCEGRCTEFDEWAERAAEAVEGVEFATYNVGTRPPPLIEENEALLRADAGLDEDAGEPFKSEFNREVGKRVGRLTDAEVSFDRPDVQFTIDLAEDEVDAKVNSTFVYGRYRKMERDIPQTEWPCRECKGSGRQGADPCDHCGGSGYLYDDSVEEYTAPVVEDVMDGTEATFHGAGREDVDALMLGTGRPFVVEIEEPRRRRVDTDRLQADINAFADGAVEVEGLRLATYDMVERVKEHDAGKRYRAQVSFDADVDPDALADTVAELEGATVEQYTPNRVDHRRASMTRERDVYEATAEPEDGDPRRATVEIRGEGGLYIKELISGDEGRTEPSLAGLLGVGAEVTALDVLAVEGEAEPFEREEFFRE; encoded by the coding sequence ATGGACGTACTCGACGTCGCGGCGCGCGCGACCGACACCGGCCCGGTGTGCGACGCCTGCCTCGGCCGACTCGTCGCGGACCGGAGCTTCGGGCTGTCGAACGCCGAGCGCGGCTCGGCGCTCCGCGTGTCGCTCGCGCTGCGCGACGACGAGGACCACGAGCCGGTCGAGACGGCGGACTGCTGGGTGTGCGAGGGCCGCTGTACAGAGTTCGACGAGTGGGCCGAACGCGCCGCCGAGGCGGTCGAGGGCGTCGAGTTCGCCACGTACAACGTCGGCACGCGGCCGCCGCCGCTGATCGAGGAGAACGAGGCGCTGCTCCGTGCCGACGCCGGCCTCGACGAGGACGCGGGCGAGCCGTTCAAGTCGGAGTTCAACCGCGAGGTCGGCAAGCGGGTCGGTCGGCTCACCGACGCCGAGGTCTCGTTCGACCGCCCGGATGTCCAGTTCACGATCGACCTCGCGGAAGACGAGGTCGACGCGAAGGTGAACTCGACGTTCGTCTACGGCCGGTACCGGAAGATGGAGCGCGACATCCCGCAGACGGAGTGGCCCTGCCGGGAGTGTAAGGGGTCGGGGCGACAGGGCGCGGACCCCTGCGACCACTGCGGCGGCTCCGGCTACCTCTACGACGACAGCGTCGAGGAGTACACCGCGCCGGTCGTCGAGGACGTGATGGACGGGACGGAGGCGACGTTCCACGGCGCGGGCCGCGAGGACGTGGACGCGCTCATGCTCGGCACCGGACGACCGTTCGTGGTCGAGATCGAGGAGCCGCGCCGGCGGCGCGTCGACACCGACCGCCTCCAGGCCGACATCAACGCGTTCGCCGACGGCGCGGTCGAGGTCGAGGGCCTCCGGCTCGCGACCTACGACATGGTCGAGCGCGTGAAAGAGCACGACGCCGGCAAGCGCTACCGCGCGCAGGTGAGCTTCGACGCCGACGTCGACCCGGACGCCCTCGCCGACACGGTCGCCGAACTGGAGGGGGCGACCGTCGAGCAGTACACGCCGAACCGGGTGGACCACCGGCGCGCGAGCATGACGCGCGAGCGCGACGTGTACGAGGCGACCGCGGAGCCGGAGGACGGCGACCCTCGCCGCGCCACTGTCGAGATCCGCGGGGAGGGCGGCCTCTACATCAAGGAGCTGATCTCGGGCGACGAGGGCCGGACGGAGCCGAGCCTCGCGGGCCTGCTCGGCGTCGGTGCCGAGGTGACCGCGCTCGACGTGCTCGCGGTCGAAGGGGAAGCGGAGCCGTTCGAGCGCGAGGAGTTCTTCCGGGAGTAA
- the nth gene encoding endonuclease III, protein MGTPLDPREEQVAEVLDRLYEEYPDSTISLNYSNRLELLIAVILSAQCTDERVNAVCADLFETYETPEEYANAPQEELAEAINSITYYNNKAKYIRSACADIAEEHDGEVPDTMSELTDLAGVGRKTANVVLQHGHDVVEGIVVDTHVQRLTRRLGITEEERPEAIERDLLDIVPESDWQQFTHLMIDHGRATCTAINPDCADCVLADLCPSEKGDGDVDLASGEAW, encoded by the coding sequence ATGGGAACGCCGCTCGATCCGAGAGAGGAGCAGGTCGCCGAGGTCTTGGACCGGCTCTACGAGGAGTACCCCGACTCGACCATCTCGCTCAACTACTCGAACCGGCTGGAGCTGCTGATCGCCGTGATCCTCTCCGCGCAGTGCACCGACGAGCGCGTGAACGCGGTGTGCGCCGACCTGTTCGAGACGTACGAGACGCCCGAGGAGTACGCGAACGCGCCTCAAGAGGAGCTGGCGGAGGCGATCAACTCGATCACCTACTACAACAACAAGGCGAAGTACATCCGCTCGGCGTGCGCGGACATCGCGGAGGAACACGACGGCGAGGTGCCGGACACGATGTCGGAGCTGACGGATCTGGCGGGCGTGGGCCGCAAGACCGCAAACGTCGTCCTCCAGCACGGCCACGACGTCGTCGAGGGCATCGTCGTCGACACCCACGTCCAGCGGCTCACGCGTCGGCTGGGAATCACCGAGGAGGAGCGACCGGAGGCGATCGAACGGGACCTGCTTGATATCGTCCCCGAGAGCGACTGGCAGCAGTTCACGCACCTCATGATCGACCACGGCCGCGCGACGTGCACCGCGATCAACCCCGACTGCGCGGACTGCGTCCTCGCCGACCTGTGCCCCTCCGAGAAGGGCGACGGCGACGTGGACTTAGCGAGCGGCGAGGCGTGGTAG